Below is a genomic region from Hydrogenimonas thermophila.
AACATTTGCTTCTCTTCATCAAGCTTCAAAAAGCAGTCAATGCTGTAAGCGACAAGAAAGAGTTTAAGTTTTGTAAGAAAACCACCTATGGATGTTGCCTTGATTACTTTACCAAACTTGGCTGTTATCATAGAGAAGGCTGTTTCAACGCCTTTTCTAATTTTTCGTTTAATGAAATAATCATCATCATATTGCATACGTTTCTTAAATATTGGTGAAAGCTTGATATTCAATTTTTTTAGAAACTCTTCAAGCTTACTAGAGATATATCCTTTATCTCCTATGGCAATTGATCCTTTTGGTAGATGAGAAAGTAGTCCATAAGCTGCTGTAACATCATGCATTGATCCTTCAGAAATAAAGAAGTAAACAGGTGATTTATCTGTAGTAACAACCATATGAACTTTAAAACCATAAAAGAATCGACACTTAGAAGCATTAAAACCTTTAAAATCTGGATTATTCCATAGCTGACACCGTTTTTCTCTAGTGATATTGCATAACTCTACTGGAAAGGAATCAACAGAGTAGATATTTGTTCCTTCAAGTTTGATAAATAGTTTACCTAGCCAAGAAAAGAGTTTTTCAATTATCTGCTCTAAACGATTAAGCCGTCTAATAAAGCGTGAATATTCAGGTATCTTAACAAAATTAAGCATTTGACAGTACTTGTGTGCTTTGCGATAATTTCCATTGAAATCACTGACTGCAAGATATCCAACCAAAAGTATCTCACTATTGGATACTTCTGCTCTAATATCATCTTTGATCCCATTTACTTTTAGATATTCATCTATTAAACAATAAACTGTTATAATTCTTTGCTCCATAAATTGCCCCCAAGCTTTTTATGGAGTACTCAAGCAAACTTTAATCCTTCTTTGAAACTAGCAATTTGGGTTATTTGTAAGATAATATTACACATAGGGAACAAGGACAGGTAATCACGTCAAGTGCATTAAATAACAAAAAATACATTATTTTTAGTAGCTCAAATTGTTGTTTTTTACTATAATTATAATTTTATACTGGATAAGTGTGATAAGTCGGATAAGTCCTATTTTAGGGATTTTTATAAGTTAGATAGTTGCGGACAAGTGCGGATAAGTGCCACACTTGATATTCATAATATTTATGTTTTACAGTGTCCAAAATCGTGCCTATTTTTTCGCTTAAAATACAAGTTTTAGATAAAGTTATTTATTGTATTTCCCTATTTTTAGGCATTTTTCTTTGTAATATAGAATAAAAAAGTCTTCATAATATACTCTGATCTTCATTACACTTCAACCTCTTCTACTATATCTAATCCAAACCCTCCAAGACCTACAAACTCTTTTCCTTTGTTTGAAACAAGCAATTTAATATTTTTGATGCCAAGTTCAGTCAAAATTTGTGCTCCAATACCATACTCTTTCATAGAATCAGATGCATTTGTATCTGCACTATCTAAAAATACAACTACTCCACCATTTTGTTTAAGGTAATTTATTGAGTTAGTCAATTGTTTATATCTTGATGAGTGCATTAAAAGGTCAACATCTCTACCTATATTATGAAACTTTACATACTCAGTTTCATGTAGCTTGTAAAAAACAATAGCATAGTGACATCTTCCTTGATGATCTTTAAAACTTTTTTTTTCTACTTTAGTATCAAAAAACTCTATCTCTTCTTCATTAATTAATTGAACCAATCTTTCATTACGAAGTCTGTATTCAACCAAATCAGATATATAGACAGTATTTAGATTATGTTTCTTTGCAAAAACTTCAAGATCATCACGCCGAGCCATTTGACCATCATCTCTCATTATTTCACAAATCACAGCACTTGGTGCAAGTCCGGCTAGTTTACAAATATCTACAGACCCTTCAGTATGTCCTGTACGTACTAAAACTCCTCCATCTTTAGCAATAAGAGGAAAAATATGTCCAGGACGTACAAGATCATTAGGTGAACTTAAAGGTGAAGCCAGTAATTTAATAGTCATATCTCTCTCATAAGCTGAAATACCTGTTGTTGCATCTTTTGCATCAACTGATACTGTAAATGCAGTTTCATGCTGAGAATCATTATGTTGAACCATTGGCTGGAGCTTTAATCGATCTGCAATATCTTTAGATATAGCAACACAAATAAGCCCTTTTGCCTCTGAAGCCATAAAGTTAACTTTTTGTGGAGTAGAAAAAGTAGCTGCATATACAAGATCACCTTCATTTTCTCTATCTTCATCATCTATCATTACAACCATTTTGCCCTGTTTTATATCTTCTATAGCCTGTTGAACTCTTTGAAATGGCATTTTTATCCTCTTTTTTGAAAATTTAAAAAATTATAGCGAAAAACTCTTGACAATGAAACTTTTTTGCACTATAATTCTGCCAACAAAAAGCAATGAGCTTCAAGAAACCGATTGGGGTATCGCCAAGCGGTAAGGCAGCAGGTTTTGGTCCTGCCATTCGGGGGTTCGAATCCCTCTACCCCATCCACTTTTTCTTCAATCGCGGGATAGAGCAGTTTGGTAGCTCGTCGGGCTCATAACCCGAAGGTCGGGGGTTCAAATCCCTCTCCCGCAACCAATCAAAACTTCATAAACGATATTCTTTTAAGCACCTATTCAACTCATTAGTACGATTTTAAGTCGCCAATTCAACCCATCAGTACAATCGCCAACATAAT
It encodes:
- a CDS encoding IS982 family transposase; protein product: MEQRIITVYCLIDEYLKVNGIKDDIRAEVSNSEILLVGYLAVSDFNGNYRKAHKYCQMLNFVKIPEYSRFIRRLNRLEQIIEKLFSWLGKLFIKLEGTNIYSVDSFPVELCNITREKRCQLWNNPDFKGFNASKCRFFYGFKVHMVVTTDKSPVYFFISEGSMHDVTAAYGLLSHLPKGSIAIGDKGYISSKLEEFLKKLNIKLSPIFKKRMQYDDDYFIKRKIRKGVETAFSMITAKFGKVIKATSIGGFLTKLKLFLVAYSIDCFLKLDEEKQMLLIN
- a CDS encoding bifunctional 3,4-dihydroxy-2-butanone 4-phosphate synthase/GTP cyclohydrolase II, with protein sequence MPFQRVQQAIEDIKQGKMVVMIDDEDRENEGDLVYAATFSTPQKVNFMASEAKGLICVAISKDIADRLKLQPMVQHNDSQHETAFTVSVDAKDATTGISAYERDMTIKLLASPLSSPNDLVRPGHIFPLIAKDGGVLVRTGHTEGSVDICKLAGLAPSAVICEIMRDDGQMARRDDLEVFAKKHNLNTVYISDLVEYRLRNERLVQLINEEEIEFFDTKVEKKSFKDHQGRCHYAIVFYKLHETEYVKFHNIGRDVDLLMHSSRYKQLTNSINYLKQNGGVVVFLDSADTNASDSMKEYGIGAQILTELGIKNIKLLVSNKGKEFVGLGGFGLDIVEEVEV